A single Tuberibacillus sp. Marseille-P3662 DNA region contains:
- a CDS encoding carbohydrate ABC transporter permease, producing the protein MTTIKSKKDQNRNIGQFLIKAILRVPLIIWALIVIYPIIWMFLGAFKSNGEIFASPWALPQSFSFDNFITAWTEFNIGSSFFNSILVTVLGTILCLIFALPTSYAIERINFRGSKVLFNIYLSAMMIPMVLGWIPLFFVLMKFNMLDNLWALSLVYAVTQIPFSIFILTSFMGTVPRELEESAAMDGMSPYGILFKIVTPLVTTGVITVSIMNAINFWNEYFMALIFLQTEEKYTLGVAMDLMNQEAQYTNAWGALFAGLSIAIVPILIVYAIFQRRIVKGMIEGAVKG; encoded by the coding sequence ATGACTACCATAAAGTCGAAGAAAGATCAGAACCGGAACATAGGACAGTTCCTAATAAAAGCGATTCTCCGAGTGCCTCTGATTATATGGGCGCTGATTGTGATCTATCCGATTATTTGGATGTTTCTCGGCGCGTTTAAATCAAATGGGGAAATTTTTGCTTCCCCTTGGGCCCTGCCTCAGTCATTTAGCTTTGATAACTTCATAACTGCATGGACAGAATTTAATATTGGTTCAAGTTTTTTTAATAGTATTCTAGTGACGGTATTAGGCACGATATTATGTCTGATTTTCGCTCTGCCGACATCTTATGCCATTGAACGGATCAATTTCCGCGGCAGTAAAGTCTTATTCAACATTTATCTATCAGCAATGATGATTCCTATGGTTTTAGGGTGGATTCCTTTATTTTTTGTTCTAATGAAATTTAACATGCTCGATAATTTGTGGGCGCTATCCCTTGTATATGCCGTGACCCAAATTCCATTTAGTATTTTTATTTTGACGAGTTTTATGGGGACGGTCCCCAGGGAGTTAGAGGAGTCAGCGGCCATGGATGGCATGTCCCCGTACGGTATTCTGTTTAAAATTGTGACGCCGCTCGTGACAACAGGTGTTATTACGGTCTCGATTATGAATGCGATCAACTTTTGGAATGAATATTTTATGGCACTGATTTTCCTCCAGACAGAGGAGAAGTATACGCTGGGCGTAGCGATGGATCTGATGAATCAAGAAGCTCAGTACACAAATGCATGGGGGGCATTGTTTGCCGGCCTTTCGATTGCGATTGTTCCAATTCTAATTGTCTACGCCATTTTCCAACGACGCATTGTTAAGGGCATGATCGAAGGTGCTGTAAAAGGCTAA
- a CDS encoding carbohydrate ABC transporter permease, which produces MLQSKKQRHIFLLFCLLPTLIVFAIFTVYPLANGLYLSFFEWSGMGGEQTFIGLDNYKKLLSDPVIPQTILHDYFLVATKVVGIMILATFFAVALTQLKIKESPFYRIVFFFPNIMSVVIIGILWQFIYNPDIGMINSGLEAIGLESWTRPWLGSVDWALPSLVLPSIWAGIGLFMLLLIGGIVNVPKNLYEAADIDGANNWQQFWRITVPLVWPQIKTSILYIVITTLNGSFIIVQVMTRGGPNNSTEVMGSYLYQQAFDQFHFGYGATIGVMILVLSLITVFLLQLFLKREKVEY; this is translated from the coding sequence ATGTTGCAGTCCAAAAAACAAAGGCATATATTCCTGTTATTCTGCCTACTTCCGACGTTAATTGTATTTGCCATTTTCACTGTTTATCCTTTAGCAAACGGTCTATATTTATCGTTTTTTGAATGGTCAGGTATGGGGGGGGAGCAAACCTTCATTGGTCTGGACAATTACAAGAAGCTATTAAGTGATCCGGTTATTCCGCAAACCATTTTACACGATTATTTTTTGGTTGCTACTAAGGTCGTTGGCATTATGATTTTAGCCACGTTCTTTGCCGTCGCACTGACTCAGCTTAAAATCAAAGAGTCGCCCTTTTATCGTATTGTTTTCTTCTTTCCTAATATCATGTCTGTCGTTATTATAGGTATTTTATGGCAGTTTATTTATAATCCTGACATAGGTATGATCAATTCTGGATTGGAAGCCATTGGATTGGAGAGCTGGACGAGACCGTGGTTAGGGAGTGTTGATTGGGCGCTGCCGAGTCTTGTTCTTCCCTCAATATGGGCAGGCATTGGTTTGTTCATGCTTCTGCTTATAGGTGGCATCGTGAATGTACCTAAGAATTTATATGAAGCAGCAGATATTGATGGGGCCAATAACTGGCAGCAGTTTTGGAGGATAACAGTGCCGCTTGTTTGGCCGCAAATCAAAACATCGATTCTATATATTGTGATCACAACATTGAATGGATCATTCATTATCGTCCAGGTTATGACGCGCGGGGGGCCAAACAATTCAACGGAAGTGATGGGCTCTTATCTATACCAGCAAGCCTTTGACCAATTTCATTTCGGCTACGGAGCAACCATCGGTGTGATGATATTAGTGTTATCGCTTATTACCGTGTTCCTTTTGCAGCTCTTTTTAAAGAGGGAAAAAGTCGAATACTAG
- a CDS encoding MurR/RpiR family transcriptional regulator, which yields MLKEILDKLPPSERKMALYILDHPNDSIRYTANELGKLSQTSSAAVIRLCKSLGLSGFQELKLRIASDLQKSTDVGCRDIEPNESHESIVRKMTSNNLQAIKETSEILNDEVLRDAVAAIQNAGTIHLFGVGASGVIAQDAQQKLMRINKSAVALTDMHMVAMNIANVKQGDVVFGISFSGETEEVVKILELAKHRRAITMSLTSYGTTPVSKIADINLYISASQEAVFRSAATSSRLAQLHLIDILFMCVVTNQYEDSVRRLDEARIAVNFLKQT from the coding sequence ATGTTAAAAGAAATCCTTGATAAGTTACCGCCCTCCGAACGCAAAATGGCTTTGTACATTTTAGACCATCCCAATGATAGTATTCGTTATACGGCAAATGAGTTGGGAAAGTTGAGTCAAACAAGTAGTGCTGCCGTGATTCGTCTATGCAAATCACTCGGTTTAAGTGGGTTTCAGGAACTCAAATTAAGAATAGCTAGTGATTTGCAAAAATCGACCGACGTTGGATGTCGGGATATTGAACCGAATGAGTCACATGAATCCATTGTAAGAAAAATGACAAGTAACAATTTGCAGGCAATTAAGGAAACAAGCGAAATCTTGAATGATGAAGTTTTAAGGGATGCGGTTGCCGCCATCCAGAATGCAGGGACCATTCACCTTTTTGGTGTAGGAGCATCTGGCGTTATCGCCCAAGATGCTCAGCAAAAATTGATGCGCATTAACAAATCAGCGGTTGCTCTTACTGATATGCATATGGTGGCTATGAACATAGCCAATGTTAAGCAAGGTGATGTTGTGTTCGGGATTTCATTTTCTGGAGAAACGGAAGAAGTCGTGAAAATATTAGAATTAGCAAAACACCGAAGAGCCATAACAATGAGTCTAACAAGTTATGGAACAACGCCTGTATCTAAAATCGCCGACATCAATCTTTATATTTCTGCATCACAGGAGGCCGTGTTTCGAAGTGCAGCGACATCTTCACGCTTAGCGCAGCTCCACTTGATTGATATTTTATTTATGTGTGTGGTCACGAATCAATATGAGGATTCAGTGAGACGGCTGGATGAAGCAAGAATTGCCGTTAATTTTCTTAAACAAACATAA